From the genome of Alosa sapidissima isolate fAloSap1 chromosome 14, fAloSap1.pri, whole genome shotgun sequence, one region includes:
- the cdca9 gene encoding borealin-2, whose amino-acid sequence MCHGETMPQRRTRKGSQSSDGQEEGQPSREQRSMMLQRKKELFIQQFEKEAQARLNEMESNLQQLLATVDRAFKVLIMKSPQSLLNTLLKDVLADDDPVGEVTIAVGAQSPEMLKPLTRKPSKKGMSEAATLKTTQNKRATGGPEKRRGTTRSMEVSDGRPLRCATTASAKRTQSRFANLGDQSRPKAIRSIARSISDDLSIGKVLPSNVAVITTSQGETLLLSEETKDDFNLAKVDDVAIIHMERLRDLINHFCNKVKTI is encoded by the exons ATGTGCCACGGCGAGACTATGCCTCAGAGACGAACGCGAAAAGGTAgccagagttcggatggccaaGAAGAAGGTCAGCCAAGCAGAGAGCAAAGAAGTATGATGCTTCAAAGGAAAAAGGAGTTATTTATTCAGCAATTTGAAAAGGAAG CACAAGCTCGGCTGAATGAAATGGAATCAAATCTGCAGCAGTTGTTGGCCACTGTCGACCGGGCATTTAAAGTTTTAATCATGAAGTCGCCACAGTCTCTTTTGAATACATTACTGAAGGACGTATTAG CTGACGACGATCCTGTTGGAGAGGTCACAATTGCTGTCGGG GCACAGTCTCCTGAGATGCTTAAACCTCTCACTAGAAAACCTTCCAAAAAAG GTATGAGTGAAGCAGCCACACTGAAAAccacacaaaacaaaagggcAACAGGTGGACCTGAG AAAAGGAGGGGCACGACCAGGTCTATGGAGGTCAGCGATGGACGACCTCTGAG GTGTGCTACCACTGCAAGTGCAAAAAGAACTCAGTCCCGTTTTGCCAATCTCGGTGACCAGTCTCGGCCCAAAGCCATCAG GTCTATTGCACGATCAATCAGCGATGATTTGTCAATTGGCAAAGTTCTTCCCAGCAATGTAGCAGTTATCACAACTTCACAAGGAGAG ACCCTTTTGCTAAGTGAAGAAACTAAAGATGACTTCAACTTGGCGAAGGTGGACGATGTAGCAATTATCCATATGGAGAGATTACGG GATTTGATAAACCACTTTTGCAACAAAGTGAAGACTATATAA